The Halobellus sp. MBLA0158 genome includes the window TACTGCGGACTAGAATCAAGTCCTTCTGAACTCCCGTCGAGCAATTTTCGGCGGCTAACACGGCCGGAATCGAGGGAATAGAGAGTATTTCACGATTCGAGGTGCCGAGCCGAAGAGCCTCGAGAGATATACAACAGGGGAAGCAGCGGTTCCCGGGTATCCAGATACGTCCGAAATTACCTTCGTTATCCCGTCGTCGAGCAATTTTTGAGGTTAAAGTATCATCCCGGAACTCGTCGAGGTACTTTTTACAGCCTCAAATCGGCCCGACAGGGTTCTTCTGCATTTTGAGCGCGTTATTTCGCCTTGCATATCGCGGTTTTTGTCCAAAGAAAGAGGCGATATGCAGTGTGCGAAGGCCGCCGGCTCTCTCAGGCCGAGGGGCCGTCACAGGGAAAGTGGATTCACGAACGTATCAGAATTAGCGCATAGGTTGACAGGGTGCGTTCCGGTGGTGTCTGTTGCCCCGCGAGGGGGTGGCGGGGCGCATCACGCGCCCCCGATAGACGATGGCTTCGGAACAACGCAGCAGGGAACGAGCAGCGGATCACGCAGGAACTACCACCGACGATGAGGCGCCGTGGGCGAATCTCGAGATGACGGTTCCGACCGACCGGGATCACGCGTCGGTCGTCGCCCTCGTGGAGTGTGCTCTCGTCGAGCTCACGCACGAGGCCGTGAGCGCGGTCTTCATCTCCCGGCAGGTCGGGCGGTCGACGCGGACGCAGTACGTCGCCGCCGACGACGTCGGCGAGCAGTTCCAGAAGCGGCACTTCTCCGACCGGCTGGGCTGGCACGAGACCACCGTCCCTCGACGAACCGTTCGCGACGAACTCATCACTCAGCTCACACGGTCGCCCTCGACGCCGGCGGAGCGGTCAGGTGAGAGAGCAGCCAGCGAGCCAGACACTTTCGTCGTGAAGCCAGTTCGAGAGCTCCAGACACCGTAGCGGCTAGACTTAACCAACATCTCCGGCCGATACCGACACAGTGTTGGTTAACGCTGGGGCTGGATCCACTCCCTCGCCCCACCCACCGCCCTGTCCCTCGAGTGAGTGTATCCTGGCGGCCGGCCCGCACGAACGGCCGTCGCGACGGGTTTTATCGGCGCACTGTTCGTCGAGAGTGAGTATGGTCGTCGTCGAGGAGGTCACCAAACTGAGCGAGCGCCGTACCCAAACCTCGTCCGAGGTGTTTCCGGACGATGCGCTGGCGTCGATTCGGGAAGCCGTCGAGGCCGTCCCAGCAAGCGTCTTCGACGGCTCGACGAAACACACGGAGGTCGGCGGCTTCGATGCCGCGATCGCCGACAAGCTCTCGCAGTACGAGTACGAAGGGGACGCCGCCGGCGGCTACAACCCGAACTGCAAGCTCTGGTCGCATCAGGGGTTTCACTACAGCGTCGACCTCTACGACGCCGACGCCCGCATCGCAATCGAGGTCGAGAAGAGCGAGCGGAAGAACGTCAGCGATGACCTCCTCAAGTTCCAGAAGGGGTACCGCACCCAGAAGGACGGCCGGCCGAAGATCGAGTTCGGCTGTCTAGTGGTGCCGGTGAACTACCTTGGTCGGCATAACCTCTACCAGCACAGCCTGACCAAGCTCGACTTCATGAAGGGCGTCCTGTTCATCGACGACGTCGCCGTCATCGGCTATCGAGACCCGCGACCGGACTGATACTGTCGGCCCTGACTGTTTATCTGCGCCAGGAGGCGTGCAGCGCGCAACAGCGGGCGCTGCCTGACCCATTATGCCTGGTCCCGATCCGCACGACGACACGAGTCGCGACTACGAACGGTTCGAGAAAGAACAGCTCGCCCAGGACCGCGACGCCACCAGCGTCGACACAGCGGACATCGACGACACGACGGCCCAGAACCTGGTCAAGGACCTCATCGACACGGACGTCGTCACTCCGGTTCCTGAAGACCAAGTTCTGGTTCACGAGCCGAGCGGCACCGCGTTCGACTCGACAACGCAGTTGGCCGTCTTCCATCGTGGTTGGATGGCCGGCCGCGACGCCGACGCGGAGGCCGAGTGATGCAGCAGACGCTCACTGGCTGCGCGTTCTGCGACGCCCCGCCCGGCACCGAGACTGGCGAGGCCCACACCTGGGGGGAGGACGAACGGGTCACCCACCCGATCTGTGTCGACTGCGCGATTCAGACGCGGCCGGATCCCGACGAGCGCGATCACGTCGCCTGTGACGGCTGTGGACTGGTCGTCGACACACTTGCGGCACTCACCCGGTTCCGGGTCGAACTGGGGCATCTGGAAGGCCCGATACAGCTGTGCGCCCACTGTAGTCCGGGCGGACTCGCGACGTACTGGACGCGCGATCTCGATGAGCATCTCGTCACGGACTGACGCACCGAGCAGTCGTCGACACGAGTGGCACGGCGACCACGGCGGTAGGTCCACTATCTTCAACAGGTGAGGGCTCCTCAGTATACCTATGGACTGCCCCGCGTGCGGGTCTCCCGTCACTCTCGAGGTCGGACCGGACCGGCCGCTTTCGACATCGCTGTCCGACGCCGTCCTCGCAGCGGAAGAGGACGAGCAGATCGAGGTGATCCGAGACTGTTGGGACTGCGGCTGGCACGAAACGCGGGCGCTTCGCATCGCATCGATCGACACGACCGCCGGCGACGAGACTGCCGTCGAGCGAGCCGCACTCATCGACGAGATCACCGATGAGCTCGCGGAGATCGATCAGGTCGCAACGCTCGAGGAGCTCCTTACAGAGGCCCGCCGGCAACGAAGAGCCGACCCAGTGACGACTGATACGGACGGCAATGCCACTGAGTGACTGGATATGTCTGATACAGAGCCCCGCTATGACGTTCGTGAGCAAACCGGGGATCCTGACCACGCATCGGTCGACGATGTGATCGACCTCGTGGTCCACCGGGCGCAGAACCCGCGAACGGAGCACGAGGATACCCATTTCGACAGGACGATGGCGACCGTTATCGATACCTACGGGACTGATCCCGTCCGCACAGTCATCCACCGTATCCTCGTCGACAACGAACCGTTCCGAACCGCCACGAACGGTCTTGAGATGCGTAATGTCGACGGCGTTCGGATTGGGACGGCCGCCAGCTGGTTCCTCGAGGAGCTGAACGCACAGGACGACGGCTGAGACTGGCGGGACGGTCCCGTCAGGGCCCAATGTGCAAGCTCTGTGCAAACGCCGAAACGGTTATCACTCTATGTGCAGAACTTGCACATAGAATGAGCGCTAGTGATGATCCGCGACGGGTC containing:
- a CDS encoding DUF7558 family protein, with the protein product MQQTLTGCAFCDAPPGTETGEAHTWGEDERVTHPICVDCAIQTRPDPDERDHVACDGCGLVVDTLAALTRFRVELGHLEGPIQLCAHCSPGGLATYWTRDLDEHLVTD